A genomic region of Lachnoclostridium edouardi contains the following coding sequences:
- a CDS encoding type I restriction endonuclease subunit R, EcoR124 family: MNTQYFVIKSSLQLRSKKELIENFIATVNTSTNVNTDWQRFVSEQRETDIQTLITEEKLKPEETRKFVENAFRDGILKTTGTDVDRLMPPVSRFGGGGSRDKKKQTVIEKLKGFFEKYFGLVSPEVSKEPDKVTYLYDTEPTLSMVAEESAHYEKDV, encoded by the coding sequence GTGAACACACAGTATTTTGTAATTAAGTCCAGCTTGCAGCTTAGGTCTAAAAAGGAACTAATCGAAAACTTTATTGCTACTGTCAACACAAGCACCAATGTCAATACTGACTGGCAGCGTTTTGTCAGTGAGCAGAGAGAAACCGATATTCAGACTTTGATCACTGAAGAAAAATTGAAACCAGAAGAAACGAGAAAGTTTGTTGAGAATGCTTTTCGTGACGGCATACTCAAAACCACCGGCACAGATGTTGACCGACTGATGCCGCCCGTTTCCCGTTTCGGAGGTGGAGGTTCTCGTGATAAGAAGAAACAGACAGTTATTGAAAAACTGAAAGGGTTCTTTGAGAAATATTTTGGACTGGTTAGCCCAGAGGTTTCAAAAGAACCGGATAAGGTTACATATCTTTATGATACAGAACCAACACTATCTATGGTGGCAGAGGAATCGGCGCATTACGAAAAAGATGTTTAG
- a CDS encoding ATP-binding protein has translation MAESQNIEWKESWRDEYLKWICGFANAQGGKIYIGTNDDGTVIGVQDSKKLLEDIPNKVRDVLGIIVDVNLLTKDGKDYIEICVNSNSYPVNYKGEYHYRSGSTKQQLKGQALNQFLLQKTGITWDSVPIQGVTIQDLRNDSFDIFREQAVRSKRMDKKDIDATNEQLLDSLNLLENSHLKRAAILLFHHNPEKWIPGAYIKIGYFESDSELRYQDEIHGSLISQADKVVDLIFTKYLKADISYQGVTRVETYPFPKEAIREAVFNAIAHKFYGALIPIQISVYADRIYIANDCIFPEDWTINDLMGKHRSRPYNPLIANTFFRAGFIEAWGRGIEKIKDSCKEAGNPMPEYTIKREDIMVMFKSLVSSTDQATNQATDRANQGNDNSVVTCILKVIQEEPSLSQKKIADVIGEKYSTVKYYMESMKKSGIIKREGSSQKGKWIIL, from the coding sequence GTGGCAGAAAGTCAAAATATAGAATGGAAAGAATCTTGGCGAGATGAGTATCTTAAATGGATATGTGGTTTTGCCAATGCACAGGGCGGTAAGATTTATATTGGAACAAATGATGACGGCACGGTGATTGGTGTTCAGGACAGTAAAAAATTACTGGAAGATATTCCGAATAAAGTTCGGGATGTTCTTGGTATTATTGTAGACGTTAATTTGCTGACTAAAGATGGAAAAGACTACATTGAAATTTGCGTGAATTCAAATAGTTACCCCGTCAATTACAAGGGTGAATATCATTACCGGAGCGGCAGCACTAAACAGCAGTTAAAGGGGCAGGCGTTAAATCAGTTTCTGTTACAGAAAACGGGAATTACATGGGACAGCGTGCCGATTCAGGGGGTAACTATACAGGATTTAAGAAATGACAGTTTCGATATTTTCCGTGAACAGGCAGTACGCAGCAAACGAATGGACAAGAAAGACATTGATGCCACGAATGAACAGCTGTTGGACAGTTTGAATTTGCTTGAAAATAGTCATTTGAAAAGAGCTGCTATTTTGCTGTTCCATCATAATCCGGAAAAGTGGATACCAGGAGCATACATCAAGATTGGTTATTTTGAATCGGATTCCGAACTGCGTTATCAGGATGAAATTCACGGTTCACTAATTTCACAGGCAGATAAAGTGGTTGATCTCATTTTTACGAAATATTTAAAGGCAGATATCTCGTATCAAGGAGTAACAAGAGTAGAAACCTACCCTTTTCCGAAAGAAGCAATTAGGGAAGCTGTTTTTAATGCGATTGCACACAAATTTTACGGAGCATTAATTCCAATTCAAATTAGTGTGTATGCAGATCGGATTTATATTGCGAATGATTGTATTTTCCCAGAAGATTGGACAATTAATGATTTGATGGGAAAACATCGGTCAAGACCGTATAATCCTCTGATTGCCAATACATTTTTTAGAGCTGGTTTTATCGAAGCGTGGGGACGTGGAATTGAAAAAATCAAGGATAGCTGCAAAGAAGCCGGAAATCCTATGCCGGAATATACAATTAAACGTGAGGACATTATGGTTATGTTCAAGAGCTTGGTTAGCAGCACTGACCAAGCTACTAACCAAGCTACTGACCGAGCTAACCAAGGTAACGATAATTCTGTAGTTACATGCATCTTGAAAGTGATTCAAGAGGAACCATCGCTGTCTCAGAAAAAGATTGCAGATGTCATTGGAGAAAAGTATAGTACAGTTAAGTATTATATGGAATCTATGAAAAAATCTGGAATTATAAAAAGAGAAGGTTCCAGCCAAAAAGGAAAATGGATTATTCTATAA
- a CDS encoding TraX family protein, which produces MTARQGVQWIMGFAAIPMMLYNGTKGKNMKNFFYIFYPLHIALLYLLATLVS; this is translated from the coding sequence GTGACTGCCAGACAAGGCGTACAGTGGATAATGGGATTTGCAGCAATACCGATGATGTTGTATAATGGTACAAAAGGAAAAAATATGAAAAACTTCTTTTATATTTTTTATCCCCTTCATATCGCTTTGCTATATCTTTTAGCCACATTAGTTTCATAA